From a region of the Odontesthes bonariensis isolate fOdoBon6 chromosome 4, fOdoBon6.hap1, whole genome shotgun sequence genome:
- the nt5c2b gene encoding cytosolic purine 5'-nucleotidase, which produces MTTSWSDRLQNYADLPANMDGLTMKKYRREPYHRIFVNRSLAMEKIKCFGFDMDYTLAVYKSPEYESLGFELTVERLVSIGYPQELLSFVYDPSFPTRGLVFDTMYGNLLKVDAYGNILVCVHGFNFLRGPEIRERYPNKFIQRDDTERFYILNTLFNLPETYLFACLVDFFSNCDRYTSCETGFKDGDLFMSYKSMFQDVRDAVDWVHFKGTLKVKTVENLEKYVVRDGKLPLLLSRMNEVAKVFLATNSDYKYTDKIMTYLFDFPHGPKPGTSHRPWQSYFDLILVDARKPLFFGEGTVLRQVDTTTGRLKIGTYTGPLQHGIVYSGGSSDIVCDLLGAKGKDIVYIGDHIFGDILKSKKRQGWRTFLVIPELAQELHVWTDKSSLFEELQGLDVFLAELYKHLDSSSNERPDISTIQRRVKKVTHDMDMCYGMMGSLFRSGSRQTLFASQVMRYADLYAASFINLLYYPFSYLFRAAHVLMPHESTVEHTHVDIDTESPLATRNRTHCSDCKDLECKRNQLTRSFSEIKPPNLFPQTPQEITHCHDEDDDEEEEEEEEE; this is translated from the exons ATGACCACCTCATGGAGTGACAGACTGCAGAACTATGCAGACTTGCCTGCCAACATGGACGGCTTGACAATGAAAAAATACAGGAGGGAGCCCTACCACag AATCTTTGTCAACAGAAGCTTGGCAATGGAGAAGATTAAGTGCTTTGGCTTTGATATGGATTACACTTTAGCAG TGTATAAGTCACCTGAGTACGAGTCATTAGGCTTTGAGCTGACGGTGGAACGGCTGGTCTCCATTGGTTACCCCCAAGAACTGCTCAGCTTCGTCTACGATCCGTCATTTCCCACCAG GGGCCTTGTGTTTGATACTATGTATGGAAACCTACTGAAGGTTGATGCTTATGGTAATATCCTGGTCTGCGTCCACGGATTCAACTTCCTTAGAGG CCCTGAAATCCGTGAACGGTACCCGAACAAGTTCATCCAGAGGGATGATACAGAGCGTTTTTATATCCTTAACACACTCTTCAACCTGCCAG AAACCTACCTCTTTGCTTGCCTAGTGGATTTCTTCTCCAACTGTGACAGATATACAAG CTGTGAAACTGGCTTCAAAGATGGCGACCTCTTCATGTCCTATAAAAGCATGTTCCAGGACGTCCGGGATGCCGTCGACTGGGTCCACTTCAAG GGAACGTTGAAGGTGAAGACTGTTGAGAACTTGGAGAAGTACGTAGTGAGAGAT GGGAAGCTACCTCTTCTCCTCAGCCGAATGAATGAGGTAGCCAAAGTTTTCTTGGCTACTAACAGCGACTACAAATACACGGAC AAAATCATGACTTACCTCTTCGACTTCCCCCATGGCCCAAAG CCTGGTACCTCCCACCGGCCCTGGCAGTCTTACTTTGACTTGATCCTGGTGGATGCCAGGAAACCGCTGTTCTTCGGGGAGGGTACGGTGCTCAGACAAGTCGACACG ACTACAGGACGTCTAAAGATAGGAACCTACACAGGACCTCTCCAGCATGGAATCGTGTACTCCGGAG GTTCCTCAGACATTGTGTGCGACTTGCTTGGGGCCAAAGGGAAGGATATAGTGTACATCGGGGACCATATCTTTGGAGACATCCTCAAGTCCAAGAAACGTCAAGGCTGGAGAACGTTCCTGGTTATACCTGAGCTGGCCCAGGAGCTGCACGTTTGGACCGACAAGAGCT CATTATTCGAGGAACTGCAAGGCCTGGATGTTTTCTTGGCAGAACTTTACAA ACATCTGGACAGCAGCAGTAATGAGAGGCCAGACATCAGCACTATTCAGAGAAGAGTCAAG AAAGTGACACATGACATGGACATGTGCTACGGCATGATGGGCAGCCTTTTCCGCAGTGGCTCCAGACAGACACTGTTTGCCTCCCAGGTGATGCGTTATGCCGACCTGTATGCCGCCTCCTTCATCAACCTGCTGTATTACCCCTTCAGCTACCTCTTCAGAGCTGCACACGTACTG ATGCCCCACGAGTCAACGGTCGAACACACCCACGTAGACATAGACACAGAGTCGCCGCTGGCGACGCGCAACCGCACGCACTGCAGCGACTGTAAGGACCTGGAGTGCAAACGCAACCAGCTGACCCGCTCCTTCAGCGAGATCAAACCTCCCAACCTGTTCCCCCAGACTCCCCAGGAGATTACTCACTGCcatgatgaggatgatgatgaggaggaggaagaagaagaagaagagtaa